Proteins encoded in a region of the Pseudomonas putida genome:
- a CDS encoding YceI family protein: MFKLPRLLPALLLALCLPAHANWHLDGESSRLSFITGKNGDTAEVHRFLVLHGTVDRKGVAGLSIEMDSVSSGIPLRDEQMRDNLFEVERFAEATVKAQIDLRPINDLADGAQIELRLPLTVTLHGQSHSYNALLLATRLDARRFQVVTLEPLLLRAEDFGLLPGLESLRKFAKLKSINPSVPVSAVLIFTAR; the protein is encoded by the coding sequence ATGTTCAAGCTGCCCCGTCTGTTACCCGCCTTGCTGCTGGCTTTGTGCCTGCCCGCCCATGCCAATTGGCACCTTGATGGCGAGTCTTCACGCCTGTCGTTCATTACCGGCAAGAACGGCGACACCGCCGAAGTGCATCGCTTTCTGGTGTTGCACGGTACGGTCGACCGCAAGGGTGTGGCGGGGTTGAGCATCGAGATGGACTCGGTGAGCAGCGGCATCCCGCTGCGTGACGAGCAGATGCGCGACAACCTGTTCGAGGTCGAGCGATTCGCCGAGGCCACAGTGAAGGCGCAGATCGACCTGCGGCCGATCAATGACCTGGCCGACGGTGCGCAGATCGAGTTGCGCCTGCCGCTAACGGTTACCCTGCATGGCCAGTCGCACAGCTACAACGCCCTGCTACTGGCCACCCGCCTGGATGCGCGGCGCTTCCAGGTTGTAACCCTCGAGCCGCTGCTGCTGCGTGCCGAGGATTTCGGCTTGCTGCCTGGGCTGGAAAGCCTGCGCAAGTTTGCCAAGTTGAAGTCCATCAACCCATCGGTGCCGGTGAGTGCGGTGCTGATTTTCACCGCTCGCTGA
- a CDS encoding iron-sulfur-binding ferredoxin reductase produces the protein MPEICVGEHRWAVPTGSNLLDALNEAGLNVPYSCRAGSCHACLVHCLAGQPLDALPEALALDKHAQGWRLACQCRVVEDLRLVLFDPRHDGVPAKVSALDWFGDVLRLRLQPQRALRYQAGQHVVLWLDEVARPYSLASLPGEDDQLEFHIDCQRPGAFCDKARGLRVGDEMRLGELRGGALHYDPDWQERPLWLLAAGTGLAPFWGILREALRQGHRGEIRLLHVARDRAGHYLAEPLQQLPGVKVELVLAEQMDDALAGLRLASRQTVALVCGAPGSVERFARRLFIAGVPRGQVFADVFVEHA, from the coding sequence ATGCCCGAAATTTGCGTGGGCGAGCACCGTTGGGCGGTGCCGACTGGCAGCAACCTGCTCGATGCCCTGAACGAGGCCGGGTTGAATGTGCCCTACAGCTGCCGCGCCGGCAGTTGCCATGCCTGCCTGGTGCACTGCCTGGCGGGGCAACCGTTGGATGCCTTGCCCGAGGCGCTGGCGCTTGACAAGCATGCCCAGGGCTGGCGCCTGGCCTGTCAGTGCCGTGTGGTCGAGGACCTGCGCCTGGTGCTGTTCGACCCTCGGCACGACGGTGTGCCGGCCAAGGTCAGTGCGCTGGACTGGTTCGGCGATGTGCTGCGTTTGCGCCTGCAGCCACAGCGTGCGTTGCGCTATCAGGCGGGTCAGCATGTGGTGCTGTGGCTGGACGAGGTTGCACGGCCTTATTCCCTGGCCAGCCTGCCAGGTGAAGATGATCAACTTGAGTTTCATATCGACTGCCAGCGCCCTGGTGCCTTTTGTGACAAGGCGCGCGGTCTACGGGTTGGCGATGAAATGCGTCTGGGTGAATTGAGAGGGGGGGCTTTGCATTACGACCCGGACTGGCAGGAGCGGCCGCTGTGGTTGTTGGCAGCGGGCACCGGGTTGGCGCCATTCTGGGGCATCTTGCGCGAGGCGCTACGCCAGGGGCATCGGGGGGAAATTCGGCTGTTGCATGTGGCACGGGATCGGGCGGGGCACTATTTGGCGGAGCCATTGCAGCAGTTGCCAGGGGTGAAAGTCGAGTTGGTGCTGGCGGAACAGATGGATGATGCGCTGGCCGGGTTGCGGCTGGCGTCACGGCAGACGGTGGCGCTGGTGTGCGGGGCGCCGGGGAGTGTGGAGCGTTTTGCCCGGCGGCTGTTCATTGCCGGGGTGCCACGGGGGCAGGTGTTTGCTGATGTGTTTGTCGAGCATGCCTGA
- a CDS encoding phosphatidylserine/phosphatidylglycerophosphate/cardiolipin synthase family protein: protein MAGPVFPWRDGNQFELLIDGPAFFPRMLNAIEHAEFQVDLELYLVEAGACAEAVVEALEQAARRGVRVRCLFDDYGSLAFNSALRQRLSDAGVYLRWYNRLRWKRGLRNLYRDHRKLLLVDERWAVVGGTGVTDEFWTPGEATSEWHEVMVQMQGPVVNDWQLLFDRQWHANNRRTAWRPAEGFGLPRLPKVPAQGQGMGRVAYADARQHQDILHALVRALNSGKQRVWLATPYFLPTWSVRRSLRRAASKGLDVRLLLTGPRTDHPSVRYAGHRYYPRLLRAGVRIFEYQPCFLHLKMAVVDDWVSVGSCNFDHWNLRFNLEANIEALDPSLTAAVVASFERDFAQCEEVDLAHWHARPLWRRVKQRIWGWLDRLVVNFLDRRD from the coding sequence ATGGCGGGGCCAGTCTTCCCCTGGCGGGATGGCAACCAGTTCGAATTGCTGATCGACGGCCCCGCGTTCTTTCCACGCATGCTCAATGCGATCGAGCACGCGGAGTTTCAGGTGGACCTGGAACTGTACCTGGTCGAGGCCGGCGCCTGTGCCGAGGCGGTGGTCGAAGCGCTGGAGCAGGCCGCCCGGCGCGGCGTGCGGGTGCGTTGCCTGTTTGACGACTACGGCTCATTGGCTTTCAACAGCGCGCTGCGCCAACGCCTGTCGGACGCCGGCGTGTACCTGCGCTGGTACAACCGCCTGCGCTGGAAGCGTGGCCTGCGCAACCTGTATCGCGACCACCGCAAACTGCTGCTGGTGGACGAGCGTTGGGCAGTGGTGGGGGGCACGGGCGTTACCGACGAATTCTGGACGCCGGGCGAAGCGACCAGCGAATGGCACGAAGTGATGGTGCAGATGCAGGGGCCAGTGGTGAACGACTGGCAGTTGCTGTTCGATCGCCAGTGGCACGCCAACAACCGCCGCACCGCCTGGCGCCCTGCCGAGGGCTTTGGCCTGCCGCGCCTGCCCAAGGTGCCCGCACAAGGGCAAGGCATGGGCCGGGTCGCTTATGCCGACGCCCGCCAGCACCAGGACATCCTGCATGCGCTGGTGAGGGCGCTGAACAGCGGCAAGCAACGGGTGTGGCTGGCCACACCGTACTTCCTGCCGACCTGGAGCGTGCGCCGCTCGTTGCGCCGGGCCGCCAGCAAGGGGCTGGACGTGCGCCTGCTGCTGACCGGCCCCCGCACCGACCATCCCTCGGTGCGCTACGCCGGGCATCGCTACTACCCACGCCTGCTGCGCGCCGGGGTGCGGATTTTCGAGTACCAGCCGTGCTTCCTGCACCTGAAAATGGCGGTGGTGGACGACTGGGTCAGCGTCGGTTCGTGCAACTTCGACCACTGGAACCTGCGCTTCAACCTTGAAGCCAACATCGAGGCGCTGGACCCATCGTTGACGGCGGCGGTGGTGGCCAGCTTCGAGCGCGATTTTGCCCAATGCGAGGAAGTCGACCTTGCCCATTGGCATGCGCGCCCTTTGTGGCGCAGGGTGAAACAACGGATCTGGGGCTGGCTCGATCGGTTGGTGGTCAACTTCCTCGACCGTCGGGACTGA
- a CDS encoding fumarate hydratase codes for MTVIKQDDLIQSVADALQFISYYHPVDFIQAMHEAYLREESPAARDSIAQILINSRMCATGHRPICQDTGIVTVFVRVGMDVRWDGATLSVDDMINEGVRRAYNLPENVLRASILADPAGARKNTKDNTPAVIHYSIVPGDKVEVDVAAKGGGSENKSKMAMLNPSDSIVDWVLKTVPTMGAGWCPPGMLGIGIGGTAEKAAVMAKEVLMESIDIHELKARGPQNRLEEIRLELFEKVNQLGIGAQGLGGLTTVLDVKIMDYPTHAASLPVCMIPNCAATRHAHFVLDGSGPAELEAPSLDAYPEIVWEAGPSARRVNLDDITPEEVASWKPGETILLNGKMLTGRDAAHKRMVEMLNRGEELPVDLKGRFIYYVGPVDPVGDEVVGPAGPTTATRMDKFTRQILEQTGLLGMIGKSERGPTAIEAIKDNKAVYLMAVGGAAYLVAQAIRKSKVLAFAELGMEAIYEFEVKDMPVTVAVDSNGESVHITGPALWQSKIAQSLAVEVK; via the coding sequence ATGACCGTGATCAAGCAAGACGACCTGATTCAGAGCGTCGCCGACGCCCTGCAATTCATCTCGTACTACCACCCCGTCGATTTCATCCAGGCCATGCACGAGGCCTATCTGCGTGAAGAGTCGCCTGCTGCACGCGATTCCATCGCCCAGATCCTGATCAACTCGCGCATGTGCGCCACCGGCCACCGCCCGATCTGCCAGGACACCGGTATCGTCACCGTGTTCGTGCGCGTGGGCATGGACGTACGCTGGGACGGCGCCACCCTGAGCGTCGACGACATGATCAACGAAGGTGTGCGTCGCGCCTACAACCTGCCTGAAAACGTCCTGCGCGCCTCGATCCTGGCCGACCCGGCCGGTGCCCGCAAGAACACCAAGGACAACACCCCGGCAGTGATCCACTACTCCATCGTCCCCGGCGACAAGGTCGAGGTCGATGTCGCAGCCAAGGGCGGCGGCTCGGAGAACAAGTCGAAGATGGCCATGCTCAACCCGTCCGACTCGATCGTCGACTGGGTGCTGAAGACCGTGCCGACCATGGGCGCTGGCTGGTGCCCGCCTGGCATGCTCGGCATCGGCATCGGCGGTACCGCCGAGAAAGCCGCAGTAATGGCCAAGGAAGTGTTGATGGAGTCCATCGACATCCATGAGCTGAAAGCCCGCGGCCCGCAAAACCGCCTGGAAGAAATCCGTCTGGAGCTGTTCGAGAAGGTCAACCAGCTGGGCATCGGCGCCCAGGGCCTGGGTGGCCTGACCACCGTGCTCGACGTCAAGATCATGGACTACCCGACCCACGCCGCCTCCCTGCCGGTGTGCATGATCCCCAACTGCGCCGCCACCCGCCACGCCCACTTCGTGCTCGATGGCTCCGGCCCGGCAGAACTGGAAGCGCCGTCGCTGGATGCCTACCCGGAAATCGTCTGGGAAGCTGGCCCGAGCGCCCGTCGCGTCAACCTCGACGACATCACCCCGGAAGAAGTCGCCAGCTGGAAGCCGGGCGAAACCATCCTGCTCAACGGCAAGATGCTGACCGGCCGCGATGCCGCGCACAAGCGCATGGTTGAAATGCTCAACCGTGGCGAAGAACTGCCAGTCGACCTGAAAGGCCGCTTCATCTACTACGTAGGCCCGGTCGACCCGGTCGGTGACGAAGTGGTAGGCCCAGCCGGCCCGACCACCGCCACTCGCATGGACAAGTTCACCCGCCAGATCCTCGAGCAGACCGGCCTGCTGGGCATGATCGGCAAGTCCGAGCGTGGCCCGACCGCCATCGAGGCGATCAAGGACAACAAGGCCGTGTACCTGATGGCCGTTGGCGGTGCTGCCTACCTGGTAGCCCAGGCCATCCGCAAGTCGAAGGTACTGGCCTTCGCCGAGCTGGGCATGGAAGCGATCTACGAGTTCGAGGTCAAGGACATGCCGGTTACCGTCGCCGTCGATAGCAACGGTGAGTCGGTACACATCACTGGCCCTGCCCTGTGGCAGAGCAAGATTGCCCAAAGCCTGGCAGTCGAAGTGAAGTAA
- a CDS encoding PilZ domain-containing protein, with translation MFNKRHIERHQLPCVLKVFNRFTGQELGQLGNASEDGLMVISQLPVLVGPDYELQLRMPLAGGGHQFVNLTASCLWCREDQTPGHYDSGFMLLQSPREYDDFVRSLREYFSFRPANARV, from the coding sequence ATGTTCAACAAGCGCCACATCGAACGTCATCAACTGCCTTGCGTCCTCAAGGTGTTCAACCGTTTTACCGGTCAGGAACTCGGTCAGCTGGGCAATGCCTCCGAAGATGGCTTGATGGTCATCAGCCAGCTACCCGTGCTGGTCGGGCCTGATTACGAGCTGCAACTGCGCATGCCACTGGCTGGCGGCGGGCACCAGTTCGTCAACCTCACCGCCAGTTGCCTGTGGTGCCGCGAGGACCAGACGCCGGGGCACTACGATTCGGGCTTCATGCTGCTGCAGTCTCCACGCGAGTACGATGATTTCGTGCGCTCGCTGCGCGAGTATTTCAGTTTCCGCCCCGCCAACGCTCGCGTCTGA
- a CDS encoding GNAT family N-acetyltransferase, with protein MEIRLLHGAAIAPYIDDLARLRLTVFREFPYLYDGTPEYEADYLSNYARSGRSLVVLALDDGKVVGASTGLPLVDVAAEFQQPFLAQGRDPASVYYFGESLVLPEYRGQGLGVRFFIERESYAHKLAEFDYCAFCAVERPGVHPRRPADYKPLHGFWRNRGFLHDPSLRTRYAWRDLDEPESSDKLMSFWLKALPI; from the coding sequence ATGGAAATACGCCTGTTGCACGGCGCCGCTATCGCGCCTTACATCGATGACCTCGCTCGCCTGCGCCTTACCGTGTTCCGCGAGTTTCCCTACCTTTACGACGGCACCCCGGAGTATGAGGCTGACTACCTGTCCAACTACGCCCGCTCCGGGCGCAGCCTGGTAGTGCTGGCGCTGGACGACGGCAAGGTGGTCGGTGCCTCTACCGGCCTGCCGCTGGTGGATGTCGCGGCCGAATTCCAGCAGCCGTTCCTGGCCCAAGGCCGCGACCCCGCCAGTGTGTATTACTTTGGCGAATCGCTGGTGCTGCCCGAATACCGTGGCCAGGGCCTGGGGGTGCGCTTCTTCATCGAACGCGAGTCCTACGCGCACAAACTGGCCGAGTTCGATTACTGCGCGTTCTGCGCGGTGGAGCGGCCAGGCGTGCACCCGCGACGGCCAGCGGACTACAAACCCTTGCACGGCTTCTGGCGCAATCGCGGCTTTCTGCATGACCCGTCGCTACGCACCCGCTATGCCTGGCGCGACTTGGACGAACCGGAAAGCTCCGACAAGTTGATGTCGTTCTGGCTCAAGGCGCTGCCGATATGA
- a CDS encoding amidase, translating into MKRLALLVLAGLLYWAWQERQALADFPDILSAYSAKEYCSCRFVMGFDQAYCRGYVKQWLPLTLLEENSWQRQVTAEGLGRRNQAAWQGAREGCRLLP; encoded by the coding sequence ATGAAGCGGTTAGCGCTGCTGGTGCTGGCGGGGCTGTTGTACTGGGCTTGGCAAGAGCGCCAGGCGCTGGCGGATTTCCCCGACATTCTCTCGGCCTACTCGGCCAAGGAATATTGTTCGTGCCGCTTTGTCATGGGCTTCGATCAGGCGTATTGCCGCGGTTACGTGAAGCAATGGCTGCCGCTGACCCTGCTGGAAGAAAACAGCTGGCAGCGCCAAGTGACCGCAGAGGGTCTGGGGCGGCGCAACCAGGCCGCTTGGCAAGGCGCGCGCGAGGGCTGCCGCTTGCTGCCATGA
- the sbcB gene encoding exodeoxyribonuclease I, protein MSSSIFWHDYETTGINPRCDRPLQVAGVRTDFDLNEIDEPISLYCRPSDDILPHPAACLVTGITPQLLAEQGLCEAEFMTQVHAQLAQPGTCGAGYNTLRFDDEVTRYSLYRNFFDPYAREWQGGNSRWDLIDIVRTAYALRPDGIQWPQQDGRTSLRLELLSKANGIDHGHAHEALSDVRATIALARLIRQKQPKLYDWLFQLRSKHKVMEQIRLLQPLVHISGRFSAARNYLGVVLPLAWHPRNRNALIVCDLHHETLPLLRESAEVLRQRLYTRHDELAEGELPVPLKLVQINRCPVLAPLSVLRPADQQRLGLDLTLLQSRGEQLANQQAQWQDKLEHIYGKDEFAPSEDPEQQLYEGFIGDRDRRLCEQVRALEPAQLSRGHWMFDDPRLPELLFRYRARNFPETLTSEERQRWYGFCQQRLSDPQWGAPNTLGDFEQARQQAWQGADEAGRRVLEAWQVHARQLQAQFAIG, encoded by the coding sequence GTGAGCTCCAGCATTTTCTGGCACGACTACGAAACCACTGGCATCAACCCGCGCTGCGATCGGCCGCTGCAGGTGGCTGGTGTGCGCACTGACTTCGACCTCAACGAAATCGACGAGCCGATCAGCCTTTATTGCCGGCCCTCGGACGATATCCTGCCGCACCCGGCGGCCTGCCTGGTAACCGGCATCACCCCGCAGTTGCTGGCTGAGCAGGGCCTGTGCGAAGCCGAGTTCATGACCCAGGTGCACGCACAACTGGCGCAGCCGGGCACCTGTGGCGCGGGCTACAACACGCTGCGCTTCGACGATGAAGTGACCCGCTACAGTTTGTACCGCAATTTTTTCGACCCCTATGCCCGTGAGTGGCAGGGCGGTAACAGCCGCTGGGACCTGATCGACATCGTGCGCACCGCCTATGCCCTGCGCCCGGATGGCATCCAATGGCCGCAGCAGGACGGGCGCACCAGCCTGCGCCTGGAACTGCTGAGCAAGGCCAATGGCATTGACCACGGGCATGCCCACGAAGCGCTTTCCGACGTGCGGGCAACCATTGCCCTGGCCCGCCTGATTCGGCAGAAACAGCCCAAGTTGTATGACTGGCTGTTCCAGTTGCGCAGCAAGCATAAAGTGATGGAGCAAATTCGTTTGTTGCAGCCCCTGGTGCATATATCCGGGCGTTTTTCTGCGGCGCGTAATTACCTGGGTGTCGTATTGCCACTGGCCTGGCACCCGCGTAATCGCAATGCGCTGATTGTCTGCGACCTGCACCATGAAACCCTACCGTTACTACGGGAAAGTGCTGAAGTTCTGCGTCAGCGCTTGTACACCCGTCATGATGAATTGGCCGAAGGTGAATTACCGGTACCGCTCAAATTGGTGCAGATCAATCGCTGCCCGGTACTGGCGCCGCTGTCGGTATTGCGCCCGGCCGATCAACAACGGTTGGGTCTGGACTTGACGTTGTTACAATCGCGCGGTGAACAGTTGGCCAATCAACAGGCGCAATGGCAAGACAAGCTGGAACACATCTATGGCAAGGATGAGTTCGCCCCGAGTGAAGACCCGGAACAGCAGTTGTATGAGGGATTTATCGGTGACCGCGACCGGCGTTTATGCGAGCAAGTTCGTGCGCTGGAACCGGCGCAGTTGAGCCGTGGCCACTGGATGTTCGATGACCCGCGTTTGCCGGAGCTGTTGTTCCGTTATCGGGCTCGTAACTTCCCTGAAACCTTGACCAGCGAAGAGCGGCAACGGTGGTACGGCTTCTGCCAGCAACGCCTGAGCGACCCGCAGTGGGGCGCACCCAATACCCTGGGCGACTTTGAACAGGCGCGCCAGCAAGCCTGGCAGGGGGCCGACGAGGCGGGCCGGCGAGTGCTCGAGGCCTGGCAAGTGCATGCCCGTCAATTGCAGGCACAATTTGCAATTGGCTGA
- a CDS encoding nuclear transport factor 2 family protein — translation MTATELVNAYYAAFNAGDMPGFLALLSEDVIHDINQGERQMGKARFAAFMDKMNRCYRERLADIVVMQNADGSRAAAEFTVHGEYLADDQGLPTANGQTYVLPAGAFFYIHCGKIARVTNYYNLNDWVEQVA, via the coding sequence ATGACCGCTACCGAACTGGTAAATGCTTACTACGCCGCCTTCAACGCCGGCGACATGCCGGGCTTTCTGGCGCTGCTCAGCGAGGACGTGATCCACGACATCAACCAGGGCGAGCGGCAGATGGGCAAGGCCAGGTTTGCTGCGTTCATGGACAAGATGAACCGCTGCTACCGCGAACGTCTGGCCGACATCGTGGTGATGCAAAACGCCGATGGCAGCCGCGCGGCAGCGGAGTTCACCGTGCATGGCGAATACTTGGCCGATGACCAAGGGCTGCCAACTGCCAACGGGCAGACCTATGTACTGCCGGCGGGGGCTTTCTTCTACATCCACTGCGGCAAGATTGCCCGGGTGACCAACTACTACAACCTCAATGACTGGGTTGAGCAGGTTGCCTAA
- a CDS encoding tol-pal system YbgF family protein, whose product MRALIVLALAVSAVGCTRWSMDHHLNNAYRAYDRGDCARVMLELSQVDRTSRARPFIHPEVSLLRGQCLERQALYVDAAQTYQYLIQQYPGNEYAYRAQARLQTLEKLGHVRGVEAAVASPVTTAPWR is encoded by the coding sequence ATGCGAGCCCTGATCGTTTTAGCCCTGGCCGTCAGCGCCGTCGGCTGCACCCGCTGGTCGATGGACCACCACCTGAACAATGCCTACCGCGCCTACGACCGGGGCGATTGTGCACGCGTCATGCTCGAGTTGTCGCAGGTTGACCGCACCAGCCGTGCACGGCCGTTCATCCACCCCGAGGTGTCGTTGCTGCGCGGCCAGTGCCTGGAGCGCCAGGCGTTGTACGTGGATGCTGCGCAGACTTACCAGTACTTGATCCAGCAGTACCCGGGCAACGAGTACGCCTATCGTGCCCAGGCGCGCCTGCAGACGCTGGAAAAACTCGGCCATGTGCGCGGCGTTGAAGCGGCCGTGGCCAGCCCGGTGACGACCGCACCTTGGCGCTAA
- a CDS encoding carbon-nitrogen hydrolase family protein has translation MIRMAACQYAIELHETWDAYADHLQRLCAEAVEAGARLLLLPEYAGLVLSGQLSAEQRGDLKASIAGIQPLIEPWKALCEGLARRWGIYLQPGSVPVLDSDGRYRNRAWLFGPQGVLGYQDKLMMTRFEREQWDIAAGQGLQVFDTELGRLGILLCYDNEFPMLARRLAEAGADLILAPSCTDTEAGYHRVRIGAQARALENQIAVLQSPTVGLAPWSPALDENIGRAGLFVPPDHGMPGDGVVALSEALSPDCSQWLVCEVDLEEVRRVRREGQVFTWRDWPEQFERAL, from the coding sequence ATGATTCGTATGGCGGCCTGCCAATACGCCATCGAACTGCATGAGACCTGGGACGCCTACGCCGATCACCTGCAACGCCTGTGTGCCGAGGCGGTAGAGGCGGGCGCTCGCTTGCTGTTGTTACCGGAGTACGCCGGGCTGGTGCTGAGTGGCCAGCTGAGTGCCGAGCAGCGAGGGGACCTGAAGGCTTCGATTGCCGGTATTCAGCCGCTGATCGAACCCTGGAAAGCACTGTGCGAGGGTCTTGCCCGGCGCTGGGGGATCTACCTGCAACCGGGTAGCGTGCCGGTGCTGGACAGCGATGGGCGCTACCGCAACCGTGCCTGGCTGTTCGGCCCCCAGGGTGTGCTGGGCTACCAGGACAAACTGATGATGACCCGGTTCGAGCGCGAACAGTGGGACATCGCTGCAGGCCAGGGGCTGCAGGTGTTCGACACCGAATTGGGTCGGCTGGGGATTCTGCTCTGTTATGACAATGAGTTCCCCATGCTGGCCCGGCGTTTGGCCGAGGCTGGTGCCGACCTGATCCTGGCGCCGAGCTGTACCGATACCGAGGCCGGTTACCACCGGGTACGCATTGGCGCCCAGGCGCGGGCGCTGGAGAACCAGATCGCCGTGTTGCAGAGCCCTACGGTTGGGTTGGCACCCTGGTCACCGGCGTTGGACGAGAATATTGGCCGGGCAGGGTTGTTCGTGCCGCCGGATCACGGGATGCCGGGGGATGGGGTGGTGGCGTTGAGTGAGGCGCTGAGCCCAGATTGCAGCCAGTGGCTGGTGTGTGAGGTGGACCTGGAGGAAGTGCGGCGGGTGAGGCGGGAAGGGCAGGTGTTTACCTGGCGGGACTGGCCGGAGCAGTTTGAAAGAGCCCTGTGA
- a CDS encoding DJ-1/PfpI family protein — protein sequence MMTAKKILMLVGDYVEDYEAMVPFQALSMVGHTVHAVCPEKLAGQTVRTAIHDFEGEQTYSEKPGHNFALNYDFVRVRPESYDALLIPGGRAPEYLRLDEKVLELVRAFDQAGKPIAAVCHGAQLLAAAGVLEGRECSAYPACAPEVRLAGGTFIDIAVDQAHVDGNLVTAPAWPAHPAWLAAFLKVLGTRIA from the coding sequence GTGATGACGGCGAAGAAAATTCTCATGCTGGTGGGCGACTACGTTGAAGATTATGAAGCGATGGTGCCGTTTCAGGCCCTGAGCATGGTCGGCCACACAGTGCATGCGGTGTGCCCGGAAAAGCTGGCCGGGCAGACTGTGCGCACCGCGATTCATGACTTCGAGGGTGAGCAGACCTACAGCGAAAAGCCTGGGCACAACTTTGCCCTGAATTATGACTTCGTGCGGGTGCGGCCCGAAAGTTACGACGCATTGCTGATCCCGGGTGGCCGTGCGCCAGAGTACCTGCGCCTGGATGAAAAGGTGCTGGAGCTGGTGCGGGCGTTCGACCAGGCCGGCAAGCCGATTGCGGCGGTGTGCCATGGCGCTCAGCTGCTGGCGGCGGCCGGGGTGCTCGAGGGGCGTGAGTGCAGTGCGTACCCGGCATGTGCGCCGGAAGTGCGATTGGCGGGCGGTACGTTCATCGATATCGCAGTGGACCAGGCGCATGTGGACGGCAACCTGGTCACTGCCCCCGCATGGCCAGCGCATCCGGCGTGGCTGGCGGCCTTCCTCAAAGTGCTGGGTACCCGTATCGCCTGA
- the pyk gene encoding pyruvate kinase, protein MSIRRTKIVATLGPASNSPEVIEQLILAGLDVARLNFSHGTPDEHKARARLIRDIAAKNGRHVALLGDLQGPKIRIAKFANKRIELKIGDKFTFSTAHPLTEGNQDIVGIDYPDLVKDCGVGDELLLDDGRVVMRVETATADALHCVVIIGGPLSDHKGINRKGGGLTAPALTEKDKADIKLAAEMDLDYLAVSFPRDASDMEYARKLRDESGGSAWLVAKIERAEAVADDETLDKLIAASDAVMVARGDLGVEIGDAELIAIQKKIIQHARRNNKAVIVATQMMESMIQNPMPTRAEVSDVANAVLDNTDAVMLSAESAAGSYPIEAVQAMARICLGAEKHPTSQKSSHRLHTTFERCDESIALAAMYTANHFPGVKAIIALTESGYTPLIMSRLRSHVPIFALSPHRATQARANMFRGVYPIAFDPASLPADKVSQAAVDELLKRGLVQQGDWVILTKGDSYHTIGGTNGMKILHVGDPLVG, encoded by the coding sequence ATGAGCATCCGCCGTACCAAAATCGTCGCCACCCTTGGCCCCGCCAGCAACTCGCCGGAAGTGATCGAACAGCTGATCCTTGCCGGCCTGGACGTGGCACGCCTGAACTTCTCCCACGGCACGCCGGACGAGCACAAGGCCCGCGCGCGCCTGATCCGTGACATCGCCGCCAAGAACGGCCGCCATGTTGCATTGCTGGGCGACCTGCAGGGTCCGAAGATCCGCATCGCCAAGTTCGCCAACAAGCGCATCGAATTGAAGATCGGTGACAAGTTCACCTTCTCCACCGCCCACCCGCTGACCGAAGGCAACCAGGACATCGTCGGTATCGACTACCCCGACCTGGTCAAGGACTGCGGCGTTGGTGACGAGCTGCTGCTCGACGATGGTCGCGTGGTCATGCGCGTCGAAACCGCCACTGCAGACGCCCTGCACTGCGTGGTGATCATCGGTGGCCCGCTGTCGGACCACAAAGGCATCAACCGTAAAGGTGGCGGCCTGACCGCACCGGCCCTGACCGAAAAAGACAAGGCCGACATCAAGCTGGCCGCGGAAATGGACCTGGACTACCTGGCCGTATCCTTCCCACGTGACGCCAGCGACATGGAATACGCGCGCAAGCTGCGTGACGAGTCCGGCGGCAGCGCCTGGCTGGTGGCCAAGATCGAACGCGCCGAAGCGGTTGCCGACGACGAGACCCTCGACAAGCTGATCGCCGCCTCCGACGCAGTGATGGTTGCCCGTGGCGACCTGGGCGTGGAAATCGGCGACGCCGAGCTGATCGCCATCCAGAAGAAGATCATCCAGCACGCCCGCCGCAACAACAAGGCGGTGATCGTGGCGACCCAGATGATGGAGTCGATGATCCAGAACCCGATGCCGACCCGTGCCGAAGTGTCCGACGTGGCCAACGCCGTGCTGGACAACACCGACGCGGTGATGCTGTCGGCCGAAAGCGCCGCTGGTTCCTACCCGATCGAAGCCGTCCAGGCCATGGCCCGCATCTGCCTGGGTGCCGAAAAGCACCCGACCAGCCAGAAGTCCAGCCACCGCCTGCACACCACCTTCGAGCGCTGCGACGAAAGCATCGCCCTGGCGGCCATGTACACCGCCAACCACTTCCCGGGCGTGAAGGCGATCATCGCCCTGACCGAAAGCGGCTACACCCCGCTGATCATGTCGCGCCTGCGTTCGCACGTGCCGATCTTCGCCCTGTCGCCGCACCGCGCTACCCAGGCGCGCGCCAACATGTTCCGTGGCGTGTACCCGATTGCCTTCGACCCGGCTTCGCTGCCGGCCGACAAGGTGAGCCAGGCAGCCGTGGACGAGCTGCTCAAGCGTGGCCTGGTGCAGCAAGGTGACTGGGTGATCCTGACCAAGGGTGACAGCTACCACACCATCGGTGGCACCAACGGCATGAAGATCCTGCATGTCGGTGACCCGCTGGTCGGTTGA